Proteins from a genomic interval of Diprion similis isolate iyDipSimi1 chromosome 10, iyDipSimi1.1, whole genome shotgun sequence:
- the LOC124411902 gene encoding uncharacterized protein LOC124411902: MLRFYKCSFLYFTVALIFVGYHTSFVSGQNGTCSEYESGDNLWTPNCTDDNYWRPVQCKGETLNGRCFCYNATGTRLFGWAWWASAENMTCACSRRREALEDAGREDVSLHCSSDGNYEELQCDNGLCWCVEAMTGEPTERVYPESMMTYLPCYNATLVGSQYLRKCESAMVGRARVLEKLETHGRYYTHIDGVNCEGDGSYGHYKISSSQILCTWKNNTQIESYQTELSNILTVDCNCARDYVIYDEAGLTFSLSCDTDGSYTSEQYSNGYPFCVDSDGFATTYLGELGEDLSCT; the protein is encoded by the exons ATGTTGAGATTTTATAAGTGCAGTTTCCTGTACTTTACCGTCGCTTTGATATTCGTTGGATACCACACGAGCTTCGTATCCGGACAAAACG GAACTTGCTCTGAGTATGAATCCGGTGATAATTTATGGACACCAAACTGTACCGACGACAATTATTGGCGACCCGTGCAATGCAAGGGGGAAACACTTAACGGCAg ATGTTTTTGCTATAACGCGACGGGCACGAGGTTGTTCGGTTGGGCATGGTGGGCATCTGCTGAAAACATGACTTGCG CCTGTAGCCGACGCAGGGAGGCCCTCGAAGATGCCGGCAGAGAAGACGTTTCCTTGCACTGCTCGAGCGATGGTAACTACGAGGAGCTGCAATGTGATAACGGGTTGTGCTGGTGCGTCGAAGCCATGACTGGAGAACCGACAGAAAGGGTTTATCCCGAATCGATGATGACTTATCTTCCATGCT ACAATGCCACCCTTGTTGGGTCTCAGTATCTTCGCAAGTGCGAGAGTGCAATGGTTGGACGTGCCAGGGTTCTAGAGAAATTAGAGACACACGGTCGTTACTATACACACATTGACGGCGTAAATTGTGAAGGAGACGGCAGCTACGGccattacaaaatttcaagctCACA AATTCTTTGCACGTGGAAAAACAACACGCAGATCGAGTCGTATCAGACCGAACTCAGCAATATTCTAACAGTTGATTGCA actgtGCGAGGGATTACGTGATATATGACGAAGCAGGGCTAACTTTCAGTCTTTCATGCGATACCGACGGCAGTTACACGTCGGAGCAATACAGCAACGGGTATCCATTCTGCGTCGACAGCGATGGATTCGCAACTACGTATCTTGGAGAGCTTGGTGAAGATCTCAGCTGTACTTGA
- the LOC124411913 gene encoding probable phospholipid hydroperoxide glutathione peroxidase isoform X1 produces MFTCISRVTALPILRISHAQCMSGNQDFKNATSVYDFTVKSIKGEDVPLSKYKGHVLLIVNVASKCGLTSSNYKELNELHDKYAETKGLRILAFPCNQFGKQEPGTSEEICSFAERRNVKFDLFEKIDVNGENAHPLWEYLKQEQGGIMGSFIKWNFTKFIVDKEGKVVERHGPKDPPSKFASNLEKYF; encoded by the exons atGTTCACTTGCATCAGTCGGGTTACAGCTCTACCAATACTGCGTATCTCACATGCTCAAT GTATGAGTGGAAatcaagatttcaaaaatgCAACATCCGTTTATGACTTCACCGTCAAATCCATCAAAGGAGAAGATGTGCCATTATCTAA GTACAAGGGTCATGTTCTTCTTATCGTAAACGTCGCCTCAAAATGCGGCTTGACGTCATCCAATTACAAGGAACTGAATGAGCTACATGACAAATACGCTGAAACAAAAG GTCTGCGCATCCTTGCGTTTCCGTGCAATCAGTTTGGAAAGCAAGAACCAGGCACTAGTGaagaaatttgcagttttgcTGAACGCCGAAAT GTAAAGttcgatttgtttgaaaaaatcgatgtcAACGGAGAAAACGCCCACCCGCTCTGGGAATACTTGAAGCAAGAGCAAGGTGGTATTATGGGTAGCTTTATCAAATGGAATTTCACCAAATTCATCGTGGACAAGGAAGGTAAAGTTGTCGAACGGCACGGCCCAAAGGATCCCCCCAGCAAGTTCGCGTCAAACCttgagaaatatttctaa
- the LOC124411913 gene encoding probable phospholipid hydroperoxide glutathione peroxidase isoform X2 has protein sequence MSGNQDFKNATSVYDFTVKSIKGEDVPLSKYKGHVLLIVNVASKCGLTSSNYKELNELHDKYAETKGLRILAFPCNQFGKQEPGTSEEICSFAERRNVKFDLFEKIDVNGENAHPLWEYLKQEQGGIMGSFIKWNFTKFIVDKEGKVVERHGPKDPPSKFASNLEKYF, from the exons ATGAGTGGAAatcaagatttcaaaaatgCAACATCCGTTTATGACTTCACCGTCAAATCCATCAAAGGAGAAGATGTGCCATTATCTAA GTACAAGGGTCATGTTCTTCTTATCGTAAACGTCGCCTCAAAATGCGGCTTGACGTCATCCAATTACAAGGAACTGAATGAGCTACATGACAAATACGCTGAAACAAAAG GTCTGCGCATCCTTGCGTTTCCGTGCAATCAGTTTGGAAAGCAAGAACCAGGCACTAGTGaagaaatttgcagttttgcTGAACGCCGAAAT GTAAAGttcgatttgtttgaaaaaatcgatgtcAACGGAGAAAACGCCCACCCGCTCTGGGAATACTTGAAGCAAGAGCAAGGTGGTATTATGGGTAGCTTTATCAAATGGAATTTCACCAAATTCATCGTGGACAAGGAAGGTAAAGTTGTCGAACGGCACGGCCCAAAGGATCCCCCCAGCAAGTTCGCGTCAAACCttgagaaatatttctaa
- the LOC124411901 gene encoding RNA exonuclease 4 codes for MVEEVTFLPIIIVIAILICCRDMLSKMMKDQQSITRTKRNTEETVANNKKSFAISNESRNTEKRMKPNLKPSHGPAHGTSITNWEKFKDLIKDSGSDEKKIRNNNAHAKTFPRQRRNYNNVESTTSTPALTFSPITKSKVDITKNEAMNQLTKQVAMDCEMVGIGDGTENMLARVSLVNRYGVCIYDKYVKPREKVQDYRTPVSGIRPHDLHNGENFETVQKEVAEILHGRLLIGHALKHDTDVLFLSHPKRMIRDTSRYKQFRKVSKGNTPSLKRLAAELLGIDIQSGEHSSVEDARTAMQLYMLYKNQWETDIRTKR; via the exons ATGGTAGAGGAGGTTACTTTTCTAccgataattattgttatcgcGATATTAATTTGTTGCCGTGATATGTTATCGAAGATGATGAAAGATCAGCAGAGTATAACCAGAACTAAAAGGAACACCGAGGAAACAGTAGCCAACAATAAAAAGTCATTCGCGATCAGCAACGAGTCTAGAAACAccgaaaaacgaatgaaacctaACCTGAAACCAAGCCACGGACCAGCACATGGTACCTCAATAACAAATTGGGAGAAATTTAAAGATCTCATCAAAGACTCGGGAtccgatgagaaaaaaattaggaacaATAACGCTCATGCAAAAACTTTTCCGAGGCAAAGGAGGAATTACAATAATGTAGAATCTACTACATCCACACCTGCCTTG ACCTTTTCCCCCATCACTAAATCCAAGGTGGATATCACAAAGAACGAGGCAATGAATCAACTGACAAAACAGGTGGCAATGGACTGTGAGATGGTTGGAATTGGAGACGGAACCGAGAACATGTTGGCACGGGTTTCACTAGTTAATAGGTACGGAGTATGTATTTACGACAAGTATGTCAAGCCGCGAGAAAAGGTTCAAGATTACCGAACACCGGTGAGCGGGATTCGTCCTCATGATCTTCACAACGGGGAAAACTTTGAGACGGTCCAAAAAGAAGTGGCTGAAATATTACACGGAAGGTTATTGATTGGCCATGCACTCAAGCACGATACCGATGTTCTATTCTTATCCCATCCCAAGAGAATGATAAGAGATACATCGAGATATAAGCAGTTTAGAAAAGTTTCAAAGGGGAATACACCAAGTCTGAAAAGACTGGCTGCAGAATTGCTCGGTATTGATATACAAAGCGGCGAGCATAGTTCTGTAGAAGATGCTAGAACTGCGATGCAGTTATATATGTTGTATAAAAATCAGTGGGAAACTGATATCAGAACtaaacggtga
- the LOC124411896 gene encoding senecionine N-oxygenase, with protein MENTTEQIHNLRGNQLNKMRIAVIGAGAAGLAALRHCTSQSNKKSIEVICYEQTGDIGGTWVYTPEVGRDAYGLSIHSSMYKNLRTNLPKEVMGFPDFPIPDNDKSYLTRTELLEFINSYCDHFELRKYIQFHHHVVLIKPLRDDKMGKWSVEVEDLEKKKVLVEVFDAIMICNGHYFQPNIPELKGHSSFKGSTLHSHDYRVPEIFAGKKVVVLGAGPSGMDLALEISKHAHQVILSHHLKVPILTKFPSNVIQKPDVIELRENQAVFKDGSEENVDTIFYCTGYKYSFPFLDKRCGVEVDHNMVTPLWKHLIAIESPSLAFVGLPYYVCAFSMFDLQVRFVLRFWQGVKKFPPKEHMLAEESMELKKKLSEGLHLQQFHMMGPKQDMYYEDLAKTADLVPLPPVLTSLHNESSQKFIDDLLNYREDRYKIIDDHTYVQL; from the exons ATGGAAAATACAACTGAACAAATTCATAACTTAAGAGGAaatcaattgaataaaatgagaataGCAGTGATAGGTGCTGGAGCGGCGGGCCTTGCTGCCCTGAGACACTGTACAAGCCAAAGTAACAAGAAAAGCATTGAAGTAATTTGTTATGAACAAACTGGGGACATCGGTGGTACATGGGTCTACACACCAGAAGTTGGAAGAGATGCTTATGGGCTATCGATACACTCCAGCATGTACAAAAACTTGAG GACAAATCTTCCCAAAGAAGTGATGGGGTTCCCAGATTTTCCAATTCCGGATAATGATAAGAGTTATTTAACACGCACAGAACTATTGGAGTTTATAAATTCATATTGCGATCATTTTGAACTGAGGAAATATATTCAG TTTCATCATCATGTGGTACTGATCAAACCGTTGCGTGATGATAAAATGGGCAAGTGGTCAGTGGAAGTTGAAGatcttgaaaagaaaaaagtgttaGTTGAGGTATTTGACGCTATCATGATTTGTAATGGTCATTATTTTCAACCAAATATACCTGAACTTAAGGGTCACAGTTCATTCAAAGGAAGTACATTGCATAGCCACGATTACAGAGTACCGGAAATCTTTGCTGGTAAAAAAGTTGTGGTTCTTGGCGCTGGACCATCAG GAATGGACTTGGCTTTGGAAATATCAAAGCACGCACATCAGGTGATACTAAGTCACCATCTTAAGGTTCCAATACTCACCAAGTTTCCCAGCAACGTCATACAA AAACCGGACGTTATAGAGCTCAGAGAAAACCAAGCGGTGTTCAAAGATGGTTCAGAGGAAAATGTAGACACCATTTTCTACTGTACTG GCTACAAGTACAGCTTTCCATTTCTGGACAAAAGATGCGGCGTCGAAGTTGATCATAATATGGTGACACCTCTGTGGAAACATTTGATTGCCATTGAAAGCCCGAGTCTTGCCTTTGTCGGATTACCATACTATGTCTGTGCTTTCAGCATGTTTGATCTACAG GTTCGATTTGTTCTACGCTTTTGGCAAGGTGTCAAGAAGTTTCCGCCTAAGGAACATATGCTCGCTGAAGAGAgtatggaattaaaaaaaaagctaagCGAAGGTTTGCATTTACAACAATTCCACATGATGGGACCAAAACAAGACATGTACTACGAAGACCTTGCAAAAACCGCTGATCTAGTTCCACTTCCTCCAGTTCTGACTAGTTTGCATAACGAAAGTAGTCAAAAGTTCATAGATGATCTTTTGAATTATCGAGAGGATCGTTACAAGATTATAGACGATCATACGTATGTACAGCTTTAG
- the LOC124411908 gene encoding mitochondrial import inner membrane translocase subunit Tim29 — translation MAVRISNLLRNRFKQFFKTYSTNSTEISKAKDPEVTEQVKERLLDRWAKYWKNLYIDYRDVAKDVAQGCKDQPIRASIYFSLLGSVYYFSRHNPSADSYRDMLIEESNKMMMVGEPIRNPKSVKHLKSIEQCFNEGIIRRLSLGIASFIWLDNYEKECAHYKAICSYLKPQYLGFHHRIVDIGFMDKWWILEDKMTDFDVNEEEFKDFSTSPDKISS, via the exons ATGGCGGTTCGGATATCCAATTTACTTCGTAATAGATTtaagcaattttttaaaacctaTAGTACAAATTCAACTGAAATAAGCAAGGCTAAGGATCCTGAAGTGACTGAACAAGTTAAGGAACGGCTACTAGATCGCTGGG CAAAGTATTGGAAGAATCTTTACATTGACTACAGAGATGTGGCTAAGGATGTTGCACAAGGATGCAAGGATCAGCCTATTCGTGCTTCAATCTATTTCTCTC TTCTAGGAAGTGTATACTACTTTTCACGACACAACCCTAGTGCAGATTCGTATAGAGATATGCTGATAGAAGAATCAAACAAGATGATGATGGTTGGAGAACCAATTCGGAATCCCAAAAGTGTAAAGCATTTGAAATCGATAGAACAGTGTTTCAATGAAGGGATTATACGCAGGCTGAGTTTAGGGATTGCTTCTTTTATATGGTTGGATAACTACGAGAAAGAATGTGCTCACTACAAAGCAATATGTTCGTATCTCAAGCCACAGTATTTAGGATTTCATCACAGAATAGTTGACATTGGTTTCATGGATAAGTGGTGGATACTGGAGGATAAAATGACTGATTTTGATGTAAATGAAGAGGAATTTAAAGACTTCTCCACTTCGCCAGATAAAATCAGTTCATAA